One Gemmatimonadales bacterium DNA segment encodes these proteins:
- a CDS encoding type II/IV secretion system protein produces MRNYNDEWTAVVLGPLVPVEKLERLQNDRESSTSLWERILDARLLTEVQVLDAVAARCKLPIADLKLAGEAARDAVPEPLARRYSIVPLTVNDVLLEVATSNPFDIGAEQALAFATGREVRMLLASPPRIREKLDQLYGAARREGSVKDILTGMEAADVRTVEDEQDEMDADAAAAEASSRPIIKLVNVLLDDGVTSRASDIHIESGEQAVVVRYRIDGVLRHAMTIPRKAGTPLISRIKIMSGLDIADRLRPQDGRARVEIKGNPVDLRVSTLPATHGEKVVIRILNTQSTMLSLDSLGLYDDEQTLIKRLLNSKEGILLCTGPTGSGKTTTLYSCIRTIEGEGINIVTVEDPVEYRLGKNVVQVQTNEKTGLTFAAALRSILRQDPDIVLVGEIRDIETAQVAVQASLTGHLVLSTLHTNDAPNTVTRLVDMGLEAFKIGAALRGVIAQRLMRKLCPSCRVEQAHTEVPERLRPFLSRDAQLWKAVGCGQCSQTGYRGRFSVVEILAMNPDLERLVGNNANADQIGRAAQEHGMRSLFECGLRHLIDGHTSIDELLRVTDVPQSHDAPPAKGRGKAKGKGKQTSSTASPAGTDIETTDEHSTDELFAGLELVDEPEAPAPADQAKPSRATILLVEDEESLRRVIKDLLEQEGYHICEARDGAEAMEQVDRHNPDLVLLDLNLPNIDGYTVLQKLRAHPRTEHLPVVILSARGDEDNEVKVLRLGATDFLSKPFRPKALSARLEATLARRGR; encoded by the coding sequence GTGCGTAACTACAACGACGAATGGACAGCCGTGGTCCTCGGGCCGCTCGTCCCGGTGGAGAAGCTGGAGCGGCTGCAGAATGATCGCGAATCATCCACCTCTCTCTGGGAGCGGATTCTTGACGCCCGCCTCCTGACCGAGGTGCAGGTCCTGGACGCCGTTGCCGCCCGTTGCAAGCTCCCGATCGCCGATCTCAAGCTGGCCGGCGAAGCGGCACGCGACGCCGTCCCCGAGCCGCTGGCCCGTCGCTACAGCATCGTGCCGCTCACGGTCAACGACGTCCTCCTCGAGGTCGCGACCAGCAATCCGTTCGACATCGGCGCCGAGCAGGCGCTTGCCTTTGCCACCGGACGCGAAGTGCGGATGCTGCTCGCTTCGCCGCCGCGGATCCGCGAGAAGCTCGACCAGCTCTACGGTGCCGCCCGTCGCGAGGGGAGCGTCAAGGACATCCTCACCGGGATGGAAGCGGCCGACGTCCGCACCGTCGAAGACGAGCAGGACGAGATGGACGCCGATGCCGCCGCGGCAGAAGCGAGTTCGCGGCCGATCATCAAGCTGGTCAACGTCCTCCTCGACGACGGTGTCACCAGCCGGGCGAGCGACATCCACATCGAATCGGGCGAGCAGGCCGTCGTGGTGCGCTACCGCATCGATGGCGTGCTCCGCCATGCGATGACGATTCCCCGCAAGGCCGGCACGCCGCTGATCTCGCGCATCAAGATCATGTCGGGACTCGATATCGCAGACCGGCTGCGGCCGCAGGACGGGCGCGCGCGCGTCGAGATCAAGGGGAACCCGGTCGACCTGCGCGTGTCGACGCTCCCCGCGACGCACGGCGAAAAGGTCGTCATCCGGATCCTGAACACCCAGTCGACGATGCTGTCGCTCGATTCGCTCGGCCTCTACGACGACGAGCAGACGCTGATCAAGCGGCTCCTCAACAGCAAGGAAGGGATTCTTCTTTGCACCGGCCCGACCGGGTCGGGAAAGACGACCACCCTCTACTCGTGCATTCGCACCATCGAAGGTGAAGGGATCAACATCGTCACCGTCGAGGACCCGGTCGAATACCGCCTCGGCAAGAACGTCGTCCAGGTGCAGACCAACGAGAAGACAGGACTGACCTTCGCGGCCGCACTGCGGTCGATCCTCCGCCAGGACCCCGACATTGTCCTCGTCGGCGAAATTCGTGACATCGAGACGGCACAGGTCGCAGTGCAGGCGTCACTCACCGGCCATCTGGTCCTGTCGACGCTGCACACCAACGATGCGCCGAACACGGTGACCCGTCTCGTCGACATGGGGCTCGAAGCGTTCAAGATCGGCGCGGCACTGCGCGGCGTGATTGCGCAGCGGCTGATGCGCAAGCTCTGCCCCTCGTGCCGTGTCGAGCAGGCGCACACCGAGGTACCGGAGCGGCTCCGTCCGTTCCTGTCGCGTGATGCCCAGCTCTGGAAAGCGGTCGGCTGCGGCCAATGCTCGCAGACCGGCTATCGCGGCCGCTTCTCGGTGGTCGAGATCCTGGCGATGAACCCCGATCTCGAGCGCCTCGTCGGCAACAACGCCAACGCCGACCAGATCGGCCGCGCGGCGCAGGAACACGGCATGCGGAGCCTCTTCGAATGCGGACTCCGGCATCTGATCGACGGGCACACCTCGATCGACGAACTGCTCCGCGTCACCGATGTCCCGCAGAGCCACGACGCGCCACCCGCCAAGGGACGCGGCAAGGCGAAGGGGAAGGGGAAGCAGACCTCCTCGACCGCCTCGCCGGCCGGCACCGACATCGAGACCACCGACGAACACAGCACCGACGAACTCTTTGCCGGGCTCGAACTGGTCGATGAGCCGGAAGCGCCGGCCCCGGCCGATCAGGCCAAGCCGTCGCGCGCGACGATCCTGCTCGTCGAGGACGAGGAGTCGCTGCGACGGGTGATCAAGGATCTGCTGGAGCAGGAGGGGTATCACATCTGCGAGGCGCGCGACGGTGCCGAAGCGATGGAACAGGTCGACCGGCACAACCCCGACCTCGTCCTGCTCGACCTCAACCTGCCGAACATCGACGGCTACACCGTGCTGCAGAAGCTCCGCGCCCATCCACGGACCGAGCACCTTCCCGTCGTGATCCTCTCGGCCCGCGGCGATGAGGACAACGAGGTGAAGGTCCTCCGGCTAGGCGCCACCGATTTCCTCTCCAAGCCGTTCCGGCCGAAAGCGCTCTCGGCCCGTCTCGAAGCGACGCTGGCACGCCGGGGCAGATAG
- a CDS encoding NUDIX domain-containing protein: MTTVSVSLVDVYVLRGRGEELEVLLLRRAPRGVRAGTWEGVHGKIDPGESPVDAAVRELHEETGCHPLALYNLSRVEQFYLHTEDRVAMIPVFVAFLAGDAVVRLSDEHDTLLWMKPDPARERLTWPRARRALDDAIALLGSGGAGILEEVLRVR; the protein is encoded by the coding sequence ATGACGACCGTATCCGTTTCCCTGGTTGATGTCTACGTCCTGCGCGGGCGCGGTGAGGAGCTCGAAGTGCTGCTCCTCCGGCGCGCACCGCGTGGCGTCCGTGCAGGCACCTGGGAAGGGGTGCATGGAAAGATCGATCCCGGCGAGTCGCCCGTCGACGCGGCGGTGCGCGAACTCCATGAAGAAACGGGGTGCCATCCGCTGGCGCTGTACAATCTCAGCCGCGTCGAGCAGTTCTATCTGCACACCGAGGACCGGGTTGCAATGATTCCCGTCTTCGTGGCGTTCCTTGCCGGCGACGCCGTCGTCCGCCTCAGCGACGAGCACGACACACTGCTCTGGATGAAGCCCGACCCGGCGCGCGAGCGCCTGACGTGGCCGCGCGCGCGCCGCGCGCTTGACGATGCGATCGCGTTGCTGGGCAGCGGCGGCGCGGGAATACTGGAGGAGGTCCTCCGCGTGCGTTAA
- a CDS encoding serine/threonine-protein kinase, producing MPATSTLDQVRARLGDRYAVDRELGRGGMGAVYLARDVQLDRPVALKVLPPEFAADPSLRERFLRETRVAASFSHPNIVPVYAVEDRDGLLAFAMGYVEGESLAERVKRAGPLDIRTIVRVLQDIGYALAYAHGRGVVHRDIKPDNIMIERATGRALLMDFGISRPITSTAAAPGLTRVGEVVGTPEFMSPEQASGDTVDGRTDLYSLGLVALFALTGTKPITGTSTQQIIVKQLTEVLPPASTLRSGIPAALGDSIDRCVAKAPDARFRTAEALVDAIDAAQLAAPEIPLPIRLFAQDLGTLSLVAFFLLIMFPLIARGMSAGGLFDAAIPVLLITAVIITRAMMSFSSARRLAADGYSADDILKGMRAVAEERLVVREAYRANPAVLAHRKKTLRIASVMVVTAVVLVVVVARSAVKAGPARYHVGLLGLIALVVAVIWFGVGMMLLLRSPFRAPPGDRIFETVWLGPLGRGFVRLAARNVPRTTTPARAVPAAAAVPAATAAPSAIAPAPAAQVDRLAELEARLAALEKKD from the coding sequence ATGCCAGCCACCAGCACCCTCGACCAGGTCCGCGCCCGCTTGGGCGACCGCTATGCCGTCGACCGCGAACTCGGTCGCGGCGGGATGGGCGCGGTCTACCTCGCACGCGACGTGCAGCTCGACCGCCCGGTCGCGCTCAAGGTCCTGCCGCCCGAGTTCGCCGCTGATCCGTCACTTCGCGAACGCTTTCTCCGCGAAACCCGGGTCGCCGCGTCGTTCTCGCATCCCAACATCGTTCCGGTCTACGCCGTCGAGGACCGCGACGGGCTCCTCGCCTTCGCGATGGGGTACGTCGAGGGTGAATCGCTCGCCGAGCGGGTGAAGCGTGCCGGACCGCTGGATATCCGGACGATCGTGCGGGTGCTGCAGGACATCGGATACGCTCTCGCCTACGCGCACGGCCGGGGGGTGGTGCATCGCGACATCAAGCCCGACAACATCATGATCGAGCGCGCCACCGGCCGCGCCCTGCTGATGGACTTCGGAATCTCGCGACCGATCACGTCGACCGCCGCCGCGCCGGGGCTCACCCGCGTCGGCGAGGTTGTCGGCACGCCGGAATTCATGAGCCCCGAGCAGGCGTCCGGCGACACGGTCGACGGCCGCACCGATCTCTATTCGCTCGGCCTGGTGGCGCTGTTTGCGCTGACCGGCACGAAGCCGATCACCGGGACGTCGACGCAGCAGATCATCGTCAAGCAGCTCACCGAGGTGCTGCCGCCGGCGTCGACGCTTCGCAGCGGGATCCCCGCGGCGCTCGGTGACTCAATCGATCGCTGCGTCGCCAAGGCGCCGGACGCCCGGTTCCGCACCGCCGAAGCGCTGGTCGACGCGATCGACGCCGCCCAGCTCGCCGCGCCGGAAATCCCGCTCCCGATCCGCCTGTTCGCGCAGGATCTCGGCACGCTGTCACTGGTCGCGTTCTTCCTTCTGATCATGTTCCCGCTCATCGCGCGAGGAATGTCGGCTGGCGGACTCTTCGACGCCGCAATCCCGGTCCTGCTCATCACCGCGGTGATCATCACCCGTGCGATGATGAGCTTCTCCTCGGCGCGCCGCCTTGCGGCCGACGGTTACAGCGCCGACGACATCCTCAAGGGGATGCGCGCGGTCGCCGAGGAACGTCTGGTGGTGCGGGAAGCGTATCGCGCCAATCCGGCAGTGCTGGCGCACCGGAAGAAGACGCTGCGGATCGCGTCGGTGATGGTCGTGACGGCGGTCGTTCTCGTTGTGGTGGTTGCGAGGAGCGCAGTCAAGGCCGGGCCGGCGCGCTACCACGTCGGCCTCCTGGGATTGATCGCGTTGGTCGTGGCGGTGATCTGGTTTGGCGTGGGAATGATGTTGCTGCTTCGCAGTCCGTTCCGCGCGCCACCCGGTGACCGGATCTTTGAAACGGTCTGGCTCGGTCCGCTCGGACGAGGATTCGTCCGCCTCGCCGCGCGGAATGTCCCGCGCACCACGACGCCCGCGCGTGCAGTGCCGGCAGCGGCTGCGGTGCCCGCCGCGACCGCTGCACCATCCGCCATTGCGCCGGCGCCGGCCGCCCAGGTTGACCGGCTCGCTGAACTCGAGGCACGACTGGCGGCGCTCGAAAAGAAGGATTGA